From a region of the Rhipicephalus microplus isolate Deutch F79 chromosome X, USDA_Rmic, whole genome shotgun sequence genome:
- the LOC119185365 gene encoding LOW QUALITY PROTEIN: ELAV-like protein 1-B (The sequence of the model RefSeq protein was modified relative to this genomic sequence to represent the inferred CDS: substituted 1 base at 1 genomic stop codon) translates to MEGHEGNIQTNLIINCLPQDLTDEEFWGMFTRIGPIKSSKILRHKASGYSYGFGFVDYQRAGDAARAVESLNGFQLQNKKIKVAYARPSGQTTKHANLYIRGIPKHFPPEEVEKLFADFGQLIQFXVLKDDTGQSNKGVAFALYDLRKNAEAAMSALNGQTLPGATEPLLIKFTVNSTKKLRPPGGRGPHGQLIGPSSTGGGGPMCGAQDCYCYNPLTGFYQYPMEDMTFAPIAADGDGHVLFVYNIGTDTDETSLWQLFTQYGMVTSVNIIRDRAVGLSKNFGFVTMVNYLDCVRAIEALNGFYYAGRPLQVSLKQPN, encoded by the coding sequence ATGGAAGGTCACGAAGGCAACATTCAAACAAACCTCATCATCAACTGCCTTCCCCAGGACCTGACAGATGAAGAGTTTTGGGGAATGTTTACCAGAATTGGTCCCATTAAGTCTTCGAAGATACTGCGCCACAAGGCATCCGGCTACAGCTATGGCTTTGGATTTGTCGACTATCAGAGAGCAGGCGACGCAGCGCGGGCGGTCGAGTCGCTCAATGGTTTTCAGCTGCAGAACAAGAAGATCAAGGTGGCATATGCCAGACCAAGTGGCCAGACCACCAAGCACGCCAACCTCTACATTCGTGGCATCCCCAAGCACTTCCCACCTGAGGAGGTTGAGAAACTGTTTGCAGACTTCGGTCAGCTTATTCAGTTTTGAGTGCTGAAGGACGACACTGGACAGAGTAACAAGGGGGTGGCATTTGCACTGTATGATCTTCGTAAAAATGCTGAGGCTGCCATGTCAGCCCTGAATGGTCAGACACTTCCAGGCGCCACTGAGCCGCTTCTTATCAAGTTCACTGTAAACAGCACCAAGAAGCTGCGACCTCCTGGAGGTCGGGGGCCCCATGGTCAGCTGATCGGACCCTCGAGCACCGGTGGCGGAGGCCCCATGTGCGGCGCTCAAGATTGCTACTGTTACAACCCACTGACGGGCTTCTACCAGTACCCGATGGAAGACATGACTTTCGCTCCCATAGCAGCCGATGGAGATGGACATGTACTCTTTGTCTACAACATTGGAACCGATACAGACGAAACGTCGCTGTGGCAACTCTTCACCCAGTATGGCATGGTGACCAGTGTGAACATCATCCGCGACAGAGCCGTGGGCCTGTCTAAAAATTTTGGCTTCGTTACCATGGTTAACTACCTGGACTGTGTGCGGGCCATCGAGGCTTTAAATGGTTTTTACTACGCGGGCCGACCGCTGCAAGTCTCCTTGAAGCAGCCCAACTAA